The window CTTACATGGCGACTCCAAAGAACTCGTGGGCGGCGGTGGAGACGACCACGTCGGCCTCACACAGGACGCTGACATATTCGTCTTTGGAGGACAAGAAGCCCCAGTGGACGATGTGCGGGTCCAGCAGAGGTCTGGACTGGGCAAAGATTTCTGAGCACACCACAAAACCAGTTTAAATGCTTTTATaaactgtatatacacagtacacataaaaAGGggtaaatgaagtcaaatacaatcatgaggcattcagaagacattctGGACTCAGGCATTCTAacgcagcatcatcatcatcaaacaggctgcagtattttcacaggtcagtgcttgtgtgtgtgtaattataatgtacTACGTATTATGACTATATGCAAtcaagcatatttagaaggttgtaaacaggttttctttgctctaactagaaaatattcatccatccatttatccattttcttctgctcatCTGGGTCGTCGggtcagcagtctcagtagggtaGTCTTCCCCTAGACTTCCCCATCTCTGGCGTTcgcaggccagctgtgagacaatcCCTccgcgtgtcctaggtctgtccGGTGGCCTCCTCCAGGCCGGGCATAccaggaacacctcaccagggaggcatctgaGAGGCCACCTCAACTTGCTCCTCTCCATATGACGGAACAGTGGCTCTATTCTGAGCTCCTCCTAGATGACCACGCTCCTCATCctctctcttagggtgagtccagccaccccagGAAGGAAACTACGCCATCTCCCAAAACTCATGATTACCAGTGAGGGCAGGAACATCgaaataaaatcaatatatgGAACCATTGcaatgtggtgtgtgtgtgtgtgtgtgtgtgtgtgtgtgtgtgtgtgtgtgtgtgtgtgtgtgtgtgtgcctatcACCTGGTACATCGCTGAAGGTTTCTCCAAGCACAGACAGCAAGAAGTGGAGACCTTCATCTTTCAGCTTCAACATGGTGCTGAAGAACAGCTCAGGATTCTTGTCATGttcccttcacacacacacgcacacacacacacacacacacacacacacacacacgcacacgcacaatgaTGTCATGAGATATGTGGATGCCAACATGAGGACATGCTCATGAACAACATCTCATGTCGTCAGTATTCTTGTCCATGTGGCCCCCAGGGAGCGTGTTTTAAAAGTAGGGTGCCCCCAGTGCAGTCCCCGCCTGCAATAAGACGGCCAGTAATCTGAGGATCCAGGCCACATGCAGATTAGAGCCAAAGATGAGATGGAGGAGCTTCAATCCCAGATCAAGTCTGCCTGCATGCTAATCCTAATTTGAGCGCAATAAAAGCCAGAATGGTGCAGCTGTAATCCAGCTGTGTTTTGCTCAGTTGAGAGCCGATTACATCGCCCCCGCCTGTGTCGCTGATATGAGAGGAGGTGAAAAACAGCCATGGATGGCACCACTAATCTCATTGtcaaacattgttttcactgCCACTCACGGCCACATTGTTCACCTTTGACCTGGACCACGCCACATTTACTTTCATTGctcttggaacattttcatcataataatatTCACACTCTTCTCCTCTCCGAAGGCACGCTGCAAGAAATATCAGCCTTTAAACGccattctattattattttaatattaaattattatccatccattttatatagtgcttgtcctcactagggtggcgggtatgctggagcctatcccagctgtcttcaggcaagaggcagggAGTCGCCAGGCAATCacagtattatcattattattactatattaatATTTGCCACTGAAGAGACTTCCTTTATGCTGTTTCTATTTGCCCTACCATTATATTGGGGTGGCAGGACACCGCCCCCAACAGCATTTCCCTTCCGCACAAGGAGATAAagttaatttgattttttttctacatagcaCCAGATGACAtcatgtcatttctgtctctagttggtcacctttacaattgATCATCTGTTCTCTGTATGGCATTTTTGAAATGATACATCTttatttgtggattattttagaGTCTTTGTATTGCTTTCTATTATGAAAGATGCACAGAGAACAGTATCAGCGCTTTTAAGACTGACTTCAGAGAACAAACTTGGGATAATGTGTACAATCAGAAAGGTGCTAATGCAGCATATGAACATGTTCTCAGCATGTACATGAGGCTATATGACAAAAACTGTCCATATTTCATATTCAAGTCAtgaataagaaaaacaaaaaaagatcaaGCATGGAAGACCAAATGCTTGTGAAAAGAAAGACATACGGGCAatcccagaacacctcaccagggaggcgtctgggaggcatccggactagatggccgagccacctcagctggctcctctccatgtgaaggagcagcggctctactccgaGCCCCCcccagatgaccgagctcctcaccctatatCTTAAGGTCAGTCCAGCACCCTACgggggaaactcatttcagccgcttgtatccgccatctcACTCTTTCAgacacaacccaaagctcatgaccataggtgagggtgggaacatagatgggctGCGCCAATCCTCCTGtggacctcacgctccaaccttccctcactcgtgaacaagacctcaagatacttgaactcctccacctggggcaggacctcattcccaacctggaTGGTGCAATCTACcgttttctgactgagaaccatggcctcggatttgaaggtgctgagtctcatcccagaagcggCAAACCGCCCTAGTACacgttgaaggtcacagcccgatgaggctaTCAGCACCACATCATCAACAAATAGAAGAGACGAGATCCCCGAAAAGTCCCCCGAACTTGACTCcttcgacgccttggctgcgcctagaaattgtgtccatgaaaatgatgaacagaatgggtgacaaagggcagccttggcggaggccaacgttcaccggaaacaggctggacttactgctggcaatggcaaccaggctcctgctacACCAACAGACACTGACAACAGAGCGGGTGAATTCTTCAATTTTAGTCTCTAATTGGTGAGCCTCGAACTGACATGATGCCACATGCACGTATCACGACACTGATACGCATCCTTTCCGCATAAGGGCCCCTTGCACAAAACGCCAAGGTGAGGcacagcaataaataaataaatggccgTCAATCGGTCCATTACTGACCGACCAACGGGAGAACCGtgcctttttttgttggttAAAGCTGGCAAGAAACAATACACAAAGTCTTTactcctaaaatcacaaataataaaattcaCTGCTCTAGCAGATGTTGgccagtctggagatcgggaagacctgggttcgattctccctagctcccgattctccgttgggcatttctgtgtggagtttgcatgttctccccgtgcgtgtgtgggttttctccgggtactccggtttcctcccgtattccaaaaacatgcatgttaggttaattggcgactctaaattgtccataggtatgaatgtgagtgtgaatggttgtttatctatatgtgccctgccattggctggcaaccagcccagggtgtaccccgcctgggataggctccagcatacccccgcgaccctaatgaggagaagcggtagagaaaatggatggatggatggatggatgctccaGCAGAATTCCAAATATCCAAAAGTGTTACACAATGCAAATAACAAGCTGCTTACACTACAATGCAACACAAGGGTTCTCAACCAGAAAGGGGAAATCAAATCATGTTTACCAAGCGTAAGGAATGCTGATATCATCACTCCTTCCTTTTATCATAGACATGAAAAAGACAGACCAGTTCTTATTGCTCATTAAGGTATTGATAAGTTGAGTTCATGTTCGTCTAGCCATTCATTATACCTATATTATGTCATTTATAGGTCTTTATTAccatagaaatagaaataacaacaataatagcaacaatggtgataataataaaaatagaaatagatACATGAATAATGGCAATgataataatgacaaatgatgaTGAACTTATACTCACCACCTGTGAGGCCAAACGATGTGCAGCGGTCTCACAGGAGAATCTTCTTGGCTGTCTAGACTGGATTGATGTGAAGGTCTGTCAAGGTCAAGGGGAAAGTCAACATTCCATTGAGGATGGATTTCTTTGATGTTGTGTTTACCTTGCTGTTTGTGGCGTGATGATGCCGTCCGTGTGACACAGGTGGGCGGGGCTACGGAGGCGTTTATGTTTGGGCAGCAGCCTGCAAAGTACACCAGGACTTGACCAGGACTTGTTCAGACAGAAGAAGAATGACTCGATGACACAAGGAAAAACTTTCAGGCGCCATCCAATGACGGCACACAATATCCCCTCCTTGCTGAATGGTCACGGGCATTCATGTGTTCATCTGTGCGTGAGAGCGTGATGATTATTGTGATGCGTGACGTCAGTGCCGACGCCGGTGTGACGCGAGAAAGCCGTGCAGGCCGCAGTGCCACGTTTACCAGGAACACATTCCCAGCATCCCGGCTCCCAACGCCCCCATGACCGCCACCCTCTGACCTTCTCCTACGCTCCCTTCAGGCCTCTGACATCATCTGGTCACATTCCACAGATCTGCTCCTGTGTTTCCAAGACATACCCCAACTGATGTTTCTGCCTTTAACTCGGTCACTACGTTTACAAACACTCAAACTGTCAGATTCCCAAAATAGTTCTCTCCATCTTCTACGCACTTGAGTTCAAATGATAAAAGATGGACCCCAAAAGAGTTAAATGTCTTTATCATCACTTTGCTCAACTCTTTTAAACGAGCTTTACAAATAAAACGGATTGAAACTAACTCTCAAGACAGAATATTACTAGAGCAACCCTCCCACCCCAccgcccacccccaccccagttCCGTGCCAGAAAAGCaagcaggagtgtgtgtgtgcgtgtgtgtgtgtgtgcaaggacTTTAGTGCAATACCTTGTCCTGCATGACTGACAAtttatacacacactcacacacacacacacacacacaaggatgaggatgatgtgtgtgtgagatgaggATGAGGTGCAGGATTAGAGGATGAAGGTGCTCAGCAGATGTTTTGATGATTAAAGTTGATCTTCTTTGATTAAAGATCAAAGTGACCATTGAGGACGCCACATGTTGACTCGTGAAGGGGGCGGGGCCGTCACTAACCCGCTGACGTCGGCCAAGTGGAGCGGGAAGTGAAGCACCTGACATTTGGGCCGAATCAGCCGCGCCACGTCTTTGGGCCGGTGGTCCGGGATCTTCTTCAGGAAGGATGGGATGGTGGACAGGAAGGAGTCCATGTTGAAGGCGGAGTTAAAGACCACCACATCCGCCACCAGGCTGCCGGGCAGAGCGACAGAACACGTAAGCACACAAAAACAGCCAATCGCATCACTCCGGGccaagacaggaagtgaagttttACCATGACAGAATCTGGTTGTATCCATATTGGAAGTCCCGGTCCTGGTCTTTGCGGACCGGATAAACCAGCTGGTTCTCGTGGAAGTACAGAACCTTTTTGAGACCGGCCAGGTCAGGTCGAAGAGCCGCAAGCTCACACAGGTTCAGAACTGAACTGCAGAATAGAACTCTGTGGAGGAGCAACACTGTCATACAGGTCCAGAAGAAGTCACATTCTGGTCCTGAAGCAGGGTCACCTGTAGGCAGGGCTGGGGGGGATGTTCTGGCTGAAGTAGAGCGCTGAGGTTCTGGCCCTCCAGTGCCACTTCTTGGCAGGCAGCGTGAAGACGGAACACGAGTCCAGTTGTGAGCTCAGCAGGTCCGTCAGCTGCTTGTGAGAACCTCCGTAGAACGGTTCCAACAGCAGGACGCTGGGAGGGGAGGCGGCCTGCCGGACGACAGGAAGCGCACGTGACCTtgccacacaatgactccattAGCCACACAATGACAAGTCATTTCCTTGGGTCCACAATGGACATCATGTCTTCATATCTGGACACATAAATGAGCTGGACTATCTGCTGGCTGCCATGTAAATGCGAGCACGTCCAAATGGGATGGGGCAGACGCATTATGTGGCCATTGTGCTGCAAAATAACCAGAAGCAAGAAGCACCTCTTTGACCTCTGCGGCCCaacaagaaatggaaaaagataATGTCAACATCACGTCGCCTTCTTACGAGACACGCCGACCACTGGATTGCTACTTCTGACCTCTGCCACCACTTCACCTATCAAAACATTAGGAACAGCACGCATGGTTATTAAGATATTACCTCCGCCACATCGCTCCAACATGCAAAGCTTTGAATGCTATCGCGTGTGATTGCTATTTCTTTGAGCTGATTGATTTAGTGACCACGTCGACAGCACAGATGCATCAGACTTTGGGGTGCAGAGGGCTTACACTGTATGTTTGCAGTTATATGAAAGTTAAATGCATATGAATCATCGGTGCAAACGTGGGGAAAATGACATTCAATGGGAATTTTTCAgccagaaaatgtggaattccacaaatgggaatttttggaatgtggaaaatagaTGTTTTGAATGAGCTGGATGTTTCGGTGTTGGAACAGTTTCAATATTGTGTATAACTTTGTCCCCGACTGGTGATCTTGATCCTGgagcatttgtggcaatttgaAGGATTTTGCGCAACCAGAGTCGAAATTTTCTTCACCAAATAGGAGATGAAGAAGTAAGAGGGCAAGATGGTGATGGCAGCTTGTGAGGAACTTGCTGCCACGTTCcgttccgaggagcgtgtgcGTGAGGAGTGGTGGCACGTTGACGTGAGCAGCTTCACTCGCACCGATTCCTCTTATCATTTTTGGAAgacaagaacttttgcctacatctgtgagtacctttccCCAACTCCCACACATAggatgacgtataggtcggatataaGTGACCCCAACATTCAGACTGCAGTATCATCCACACGTGAGAGGCCtgggttgcatttgaaaaaatgggaattgtactgttcacacactgacatgaaaaataaGATAAAGCTGACATATGAGCAAAACATGGTAAGTGAACGTAGCCAATCTCAGTGAAACGTTTTGTGTTGATTTATCTTCTTTGGAAAAACACAATGTAAAGATAGCAATATATAACTTCATCTCTTATTTCTACACAatattatatctttagaatTCCAAACCTCTGTTCTTCTCACATCAAGAACATTCTACACTAACCAAACAATGGCAGTCCCTTTCTGCAATAGAGAATGCCGTCAAATCTTTATTATCATTGTAGTAGCTGAAGCTAGTAAGTAGTCATGTAGTAAGCAGTAGTAGTCGTGATGAATAGACACAAATGTAAGATGAACAATGCATTTACGTTTATTTTTCCCAAACGCACAGTTTACTTGTCAGCGCTAATGCCAATTAGCAGTGAGACTTTATTCGTCCTGGGAAGAAAATTTGTTTCGTTGGCCTCCGTTTTACTTCTATGTATTAGCAGCTAACCTCCGTTTCACTTCTTTATGTTAGCCGTTAGCTTAGTTAGCCTCCGTTTCGGGCGTTTGTATTAGCCGTTAGCTCAGTTAGCCTCCGTTTTCGGTTGCATGTACTAGCCGATAGCTCACTTAGCCTCCGTTTCGGTTGCATGTACTAGCCGATAGCTCACTTAGCCTCCGTTTCGGTTGCATGTACTAGCCGTTAGCTCAGTTAGCCTCCGTTTCGGTTGTTTGTATTAGCCGTTAACTCAGTGAGCCTCCGTTTTGGTTAGTTGTTAGCTAAATTGGCTGCGTGCCAGGGAAGACAAGCACGGGAATCTTTTCTCCCGGTGCGCCGCTCAGGTGGTCGGCTCTGCGACCAGACGGCGGACGTTTCATCTCGCACAAGCACAGTACTAACCTGTGACTGCATGGGGCTGGCGTGACGTCACGTCCCGCGATACCTCATCACGTGGTAGTTTTGTCACGAGTAAGGAGACAAAGCAAATAGTGAAAACTGTGACCTCGTGGACAGTGGAGGAAAGcaatgaaacaatagaaatgaaTCCTAATTCCATATCTCTCACTGATCACTCATATTGTCAAgaattgtaaagcaaaaacatcaactgattgtaatggaatcaaaatggaaacaataaaaaggttaTCAGCGAGATCGTAGAACGGCTGACATatatcagtaacttatcatttcagactggaaaacctccgaacaaaatgaaaacagctaaagtacAGGAGTTCCAATCTTCAGAaacggagacaaacatcaatttacaaactacccaccggtttccttattaccacaattttctaaaataatcAAGAAGCTATTCAACAGCAGGTTGGACAAATTCATCAATAACAACGAATTACTTGCGGAtccagagctaacatttcaacctccatggcactgattgaaattacTGACCAACGCCGTCGACCACAggaagtgtgcagctgcagtatttatggctCTTAGAAAAGCcttcaatacaattaatcacaacatcctaattacaaaattagaaaggtacggaatcagagggttagttttgaattgggtcaatagctagctagctaacaggaagcaatatgtgaagctaggagaacacACATCTGCATGTTTAAATATgatgtgtggagtaccccaggggtcaacaCTGGGACCAAACTGTTCAACTTGAATATCAGTCACATCTGCAAAGTGAtaaaagacttaaagttggtgttatttgcggatgatactactgccttttgacctggggaaagcacacaagagctaattaataaagtcacagatgaattggccatattaaaaagacggtttgataaaaacagattatcctcgAACCCAAGTAAatctaaaataatgctattggTAATAGCAggaaggacacgtacgaccaaatacaaatagacgaagtagacattgaaagggtgaacgaaaatacattttggggGATCATGATAGATGAAAAacagatgtgaaacggatgcggggggtagaattaaataagctcggcttcttcctactccttttggactttggaactgtgaattgtactacgtGATGTAtaccattgtaacttgtatgcatgttcaaataaaacgaAGCCATGACCATCGCTGTATTTGGTGTTTATGTCTGCCTGGGTTTGTCAATAAAATGCAAGTATTGTATAATACGGCAAGTATGGTAACGGGAGGGTTTATTTGGGACACAGCAGTACATCATGTTCCACTTTACCACTTTTATAAGCTGGAAGAAAATGTTTGATAGCTTGTTCAGCGATATACATAAATGAATAGATGAAAAGACATGAGTTGatatcataaaaataatgtagGAGATCGATGAGCAAGATCCAATAAATATGAGTATACAGGATTACTGACTTTAGTCCATATCACAttgacataaacaaacaagaataagcaaataaacaaagcaatgtgACTTGACATTGTATGATGAAGAGTGGGTTAGAGAGCACAGCCAAGATAAAACGATATCATGAACACCTGGTGTGAGTGTTAGTACTAGTAGAAATATACACACCGAGTTCATCTGTGTAGGGGGACTTTCAAATATGCAAGCCACGCCCCacataacacatgcacacgccgGTTACGTTTGACGTGATtgggcaaagtttagctactcacATTAGCCGTGATTCAGTGTATGACCCCGTCATAAGCACACAATGACTCCGACCTGCGGGTGGGTGGCTTCTGTGAGACGGCTTTTGTGTACGTGTACGCGCTGCGGACATGTACGTCACCACCAGGGAGCCACCGACGCCAATCATCGTATTTGGGTTTTACAAAGTTGAACTTTGAATTGTGACAAACGTTTATTTGCACACTCGTTTCTTTGTGGCCACGTTTGGTACCATGTGCTAGCCAAAGAGGGACAGCGCCTTGAAGTAAACATCTTAAAGTAGCTGCGGCCTGTTCTCCATGATCAGCAAAACCCAAGGATGGGAAGTAGAAGTgcaagtaaaaagtaaaagacgTGTTGTGAAGTGTTGACTTATTTATGTAGCCTTAAGTCACGCATGTCAAATATATCTTCTGCAGTACATAAGAAATGTCAAATCAAGTACTTTCACTTCTCttgaaggaaaagtgcactttcgtttctgtgcgttctaaagatttaaaaacagttagcatgactGTTTTTAGAACAATTCACATCATGGGACACACTctaaaaaagctccaacaaggttttatggttttatatccgtgctgtgagcatgcagtagcaggtacattcatgataacatgtcatacttacagtattttgccttgttttgactattttaaacattaccagaacttctttcctgggcgtaTTGATAGGAACTAACGCTACTTccaccaacaacagcagcatagaaagcgtGTATCTGTtggctactactaatcatggcagacttacTGCCgtcgactacttttggacaaatgagaatCCAGAGCCTtgtctttttgagcctgaatatacggaggatgagctacaaattttagaagctgagcccgcAAGAAGCGTCGGAGCAGATGGGGGTGAGAGAGTcaggaccggcatgacttggtggtgtaaatgtggagcctGCCgagccatgccgacagaaaccgagtgtttctgctgcactgagtgggaTGCAGTGTTACCATTGACGGAAAGGCTTGGTGTGTTTGGCAAGGAGGACACTGCTTCAAGGGACTGCATCACAACCAAggaagaattgttagcgctaacaaaccctgcagtgatagaaacttttttccacgtACCCAAAATCGAGCggaaaagacgccccagaccagctggaccagctGGAGTCCGTCACCATGATACTGATGGTGATACacggagcacatagcacatgacATCACAACACAGCTGTGTGCAAACAGAACAtagaatgtgggctaatacgtTCAACATTAgggtgctccgatcagggttttatgctgccgatcccgataccgatcatccagggctgaaatcggccgataacAATACTGAatacatggattaattatacattgtTCAATTGACTTAttgtgagtgctattggccagtggTGTCGTATAAAAGGGAAATGTCAGGACAactccaaggtcccttgactgccaaggGACCCAAAAAATAGGCAATTACTAGtaaaattagtaattcattaataaaggggtgatttttttcatgggacccagcatcctggctgcacccccgcTACtcgctatatgatatgaaaaacggaagcataaaatcaccgtcattttgacaaaaacattcaaCTTACTTTTCGAAGAGACCATATGTCAGTatggtgaaacttccagaggatgacacgccttctttaaggagactgtggatgtgagagtacattgctGGAACTTCCAGGTAAGTGACCAGAGACTCTGTCTTCCAcggctgagaaaggctgctcatctcgtccaacgaatgcaattatttttcaggttattagcttagccttctgactgtcacgcacattaGGGAGAGTGCTAGCCAAATGGCTCCGTTAGCTGGCGTGTGAACGATGATCACAATATGCGCCTGCAAAACTCACCATGCTATGaaatgtttgttcttcaaatgctgtattgaAGTTTTTTAACGTCTTACCCCCGCAAGGTAGTTTCCGTGGCACGTGTTgttagttaagttccacacggcacacatgattgttattgttttgtgggaggtcaagacactacactgcacaaaaggatcgctgcgggctgcaatagtgctagccacggGTATCGGCTAGGAAAGACATTATCGGCATTTGTCAATCTcttgatttttcacggaaatcggctgataccgatcTATCATTACACGtcatttggttgtctattcctAGTTGTTCATACGCCtgttcttgtttcctagtcagtacacactggtgtcctatcgcattgtTTCCGAGTCGGCCGGGTAGTGCCGTGAGGCGCTGCGTCGCTatgccagaaaaatagttcttgcCGTTGGCgactacaataacaatgtcactgtcgGTTGCTGTCTATACAGCTCACTTATGGAAATACAACATTGTTGCCATATTTTTTAAGGctttatagttgaaataggtgtgtcccgttatgtGCATTGTTCGCTCCTGCAAGctagctgtttttatagctttcgaacgcacagaaaagggaaagacatgtgcATGGTCATGTCTCACagaaggactgtggatgataggcgaaaaagtgcacttttcctctaAATGAACTGCTAGCACTGTTTGGAAGACAAGTTTGGTGTGTGCCAACTAGTTGACTCATACTTAAACAACTTGAATAAAAAAGTAACTTCCTGTTCGTATTGCCGCCTCACACAACCAACCCATCATGCACGTTCTTCTTCTGAGCCGTGATTGGTGCACGGCATCATGGTACTTCTAACTGTAAGCCGTAGTACTTACATTCATTGGCTGGCCAAACGAAAGCGAAAGTAGTGAGTAGCGCCGATGCTCGTTGCGCACGTACTGCAGTAAAAGTATCCGCTTTACTTCGAAAACACACTCGAGTAAAAGCCATCGATAAAAGTAGACAGATAAAAAGTGGCGCGAGGAAGTGTTTGGTTATTTTACAACACAGTAAAAGTGCAAGAAAAGCAAAGAACagcacacctttattttgttactTGAAAAACGTACGAATACTTCTTCCTCTCTGTACTTTTTACAAGAAGCTTCTCAGCAAAAGTCAACAATTTTCCACTCCTCATTGAACGTTCCAATCGTGCACACCAGCACTTGGCAAAGTCAGCCAGAAAACTTCAGGggaggcgcagcagcttgagaaagaTCAAGAAAAGCTTACTTTTCAAAGCTGCTAAGCTAACTGTCGTAAAGTCactacaaagcaaaataaatagcGTGAGAAAATG is drawn from Dunckerocampus dactyliophorus isolate RoL2022-P2 chromosome 9, RoL_Ddac_1.1, whole genome shotgun sequence and contains these coding sequences:
- the gtdc1 gene encoding glycosyltransferase-like domain-containing protein 1 isoform X1; translated protein: MQSQAASPPSVLLLEPFYGGSHKQLTDLLSSQLDSCSVFTLPAKKWHWRARTSALYFSQNIPPSPAYRVLFCSSVLNLCELAALRPDLAGLKKVLYFHENQLVYPVRKDQDRDFQYGYNQILSCLVADVVVFNSAFNMDSFLSTIPSFLKKIPDHRPKDVARLIRPKCQVLHFPLHLADVSGLLPKHKRLRSPAHLCHTDGIITPQTARPSHQSSLDSQEDSPVRPLHIVWPHRWEHDKNPELFFSTMLKLKDEGLHFLLSVLGETFSDVPEIFAQSRPLLDPHIVHWGFLSSKDEYVSVLCEADVVVSTAAHEFFGVAMLEAVHCGCYPLCPNALVYPEIFPEEYLYTTPQQLHRKLRAFCTRPQVARSHVVKVDTWAFSWDVLKGRFQSLLTP
- the gtdc1 gene encoding glycosyltransferase-like domain-containing protein 1 isoform X3; protein product: MQSQAASPPSVLLLEPFYGGSHKQLTDLLSSQLDSCSVFTLPAKKWHWRARTSALYFSQNIPPSPAYRVLFCSSVLNLCELAALRPDLAGLKKVLYFHENQLVYPVRKDQDRDFQYGYNQILSCLVADVVVFNSAFNMDSFLSTIPSFLKKIPDHRPKDVARLIRPKCQVLHFPLHLADVSGLLPKHKRLRSPAHLCHTDGIITPQTARPSHQSSLDSQEDSPVRPLHIVWPHRWEHDKNPELFFSTMLKLKDEGLHFLLSVLGETFSDVPEIFAQSRPLLDPHIVHWGFLSSKDEYVSVLCEADVVVSTAAHEFFGVAMLEAVHCGCYPLCPNALVYPEIFPEEYLYTTPQQLHRKLRAFCTRPQVARSHVVKANL
- the gtdc1 gene encoding glycosyltransferase-like domain-containing protein 1 isoform X2; this translates as MQSQAASPPSVLLLEPFYGGSHKQLTDLLSSQLDSCSVFTLPAKKWHWRARTSALYFSQNIPPSPAYRVLFCSSVLNLCELAALRPDLAGLKKVLYFHENQLVYPVRKDQDRDFQYGYNQILSCLVADVVVFNSAFNMDSFLSTIPSFLKKIPDHRPKDVARLIRPKCQSWSSPGVLCRLLPKHKRLRSPAHLCHTDGIITPQTARPSHQSSLDSQEDSPVRPLHIVWPHRWEHDKNPELFFSTMLKLKDEGLHFLLSVLGETFSDVPEIFAQSRPLLDPHIVHWGFLSSKDEYVSVLCEADVVVSTAAHEFFGVAMLEAVHCGCYPLCPNALVYPEIFPEEYLYTTPQQLHRKLRAFCTRPQVARSHVVKVDTWAFSWDVLKGRFQSLLTP